One segment of Rickettsiales bacterium Ac37b DNA contains the following:
- a CDS encoding Type IV secretion system protein virB6, translating into MKVINRFIIVYLKKWTVIQKSILVLTGIVSEVGMVTLSFVPYLAFSRFRILTPSVILNFPNSNDCLLPIIRNMSIIALFFTLSACDMFDIGTCFFSDVSVSNDGKQATMTTKTEVTVRADGNYSSYTIGCGHISCNIDTNPRCQVEDNPTGTKTCSIVPSAENYDPNCKPGSDGVTGTMTCNAGDPGCVVEKSKTGTVTCTSTRGQADYVYGCPDEPGCTRIVQDNNETNSGQWLNSGLWMESGQTLNVKTSGNVYICGTHGVSENNGLGKDFAINSRSYQWTDTGINIQKGDLFAIVVGEPRKQVNDQFVDICNSCTNTNCPPSCNRWATWNGGSSGKAPDAWKPQTINSNKICSSGGCTSGGQAEWNIRGIGLYGVIGARSNPTDSSGTFPLQSSSYNSEDQLITSFEFVAGTKNSCDSNSDLISTQGEGNLQFRIWDCDDANNCYGDNMGGYTVYVTHYGCPGINGCPNVKYAPSGGLQMLVTTKDPNKECILDSQHTTKGDCGQFLSNANGGNPVNKTGNVWVRVQDTTYSDNIGSYKVELSYETVMDGTGCDISSGYFSAIVCYIMNIVKSTLFDSNTGAIPVIFNKMTCSNTTDKSTCYDYLTSIRALLTLFVMIYAISFMFGLVQISQLDLVLRVMKMGLVLALTSPNSWQFFYSNFFDIFIDGSAQLVNMMNGNDGSVANPFTFADHVLAVMLFSKTAVFRLIALLFSSKFGIIYLVMILYGVFIYIGAMFKAVIVYMMAYVATGLLISLAPIFIPCILFSMTRHVFDNWLKYLGKYALEPVILLTGLGILTQILLTTIGMFGFAACWKCVIPFNLGVPIPGVPSIPLFCLNFFGIWGMDNIGGGHGILSSIMGLFPQIIFFIIIVKLIDEYGSFSQKIATILTNSLSAPAMGGPGGAAGQMAEALTEAPKHLIGMDKGSIGRRKERNRIQEMAREELARESKKEESDRDRPKENNTNDKVQQPKSKDDDSGVSGIV; encoded by the coding sequence ATGAAAGTAATAAATAGATTTATTATAGTATATTTAAAAAAATGGACCGTAATACAAAAGAGTATATTGGTATTAACAGGTATAGTCAGCGAAGTTGGAATGGTCACGTTGTCGTTCGTCCCCTACCTAGCATTTAGTCGGTTTCGGATCCTCACTCCTAGTGTCATTCTCAACTTCCCTAACTCTAATGATTGTTTGTTACCTATAATACGTAATATGTCTATTATTGCGTTATTTTTTACTTTATCAGCATGTGATATGTTTGATATTGGAACTTGTTTTTTTAGTGATGTAAGTGTTAGTAATGATGGTAAGCAAGCAACTATGACTACTAAAACTGAGGTAACTGTTCGAGCAGATGGAAATTATTCGTCTTATACCATCGGATGTGGTCATATAAGTTGTAATATAGATACCAATCCTAGATGTCAAGTTGAAGATAATCCAACCGGTACAAAAACTTGTAGCATTGTACCAAGTGCTGAAAATTATGATCCGAATTGTAAACCAGGAAGCGATGGCGTCACTGGTACAATGACTTGTAACGCGGGGGATCCAGGATGTGTAGTTGAAAAGTCAAAAACTGGTACTGTAACTTGTACTAGTACAAGAGGACAAGCAGATTATGTGTATGGATGCCCGGATGAACCTGGTTGTACCAGAATTGTTCAAGATAATAATGAAACCAATTCAGGACAATGGTTAAATTCTGGTTTATGGATGGAATCAGGGCAGACACTAAATGTTAAAACCTCTGGTAATGTATATATATGTGGCACCCATGGTGTCAGTGAAAATAATGGTTTAGGTAAAGATTTTGCGATTAATTCCAGGAGCTATCAATGGACCGATACTGGTATTAATATTCAAAAAGGAGATTTATTTGCAATAGTTGTAGGAGAGCCACGTAAACAGGTAAATGATCAATTCGTGGATATATGCAATTCATGTACTAATACCAATTGTCCCCCTAGTTGTAATAGGTGGGCTACATGGAATGGTGGTTCGAGTGGGAAAGCGCCTGATGCGTGGAAGCCTCAAACTATTAATAGTAATAAAATTTGTTCTTCGGGAGGGTGTACTAGTGGTGGACAAGCTGAGTGGAATATACGAGGTATAGGATTATATGGGGTAATAGGAGCTAGATCAAATCCTACTGATAGTAGTGGCACATTTCCATTACAAAGTTCATCTTATAATAGTGAAGATCAACTTATTACTTCTTTTGAGTTTGTAGCAGGTACTAAAAATTCTTGTGACTCAAATAGTGATTTAATTAGCACACAAGGAGAGGGGAATTTACAATTTCGTATATGGGATTGTGATGATGCAAACAATTGTTATGGCGATAATATGGGGGGATATACAGTTTATGTAACGCATTATGGTTGTCCTGGTATTAATGGATGTCCTAATGTTAAATATGCTCCCAGTGGGGGGCTACAAATGCTTGTTACTACTAAAGATCCTAATAAAGAATGTATCTTAGATAGTCAGCATACTACTAAGGGGGACTGTGGTCAGTTTTTGAGTAATGCTAATGGAGGTAACCCAGTTAATAAAACTGGAAATGTTTGGGTAAGAGTTCAAGATACTACTTATAGTGATAATATAGGTAGCTATAAAGTAGAATTAAGTTATGAAACAGTAATGGATGGAACAGGATGTGATATTTCCAGTGGTTATTTTTCTGCTATTGTTTGCTATATCATGAACATTGTTAAAAGTACTTTATTTGATTCAAATACTGGTGCTATTCCGGTAATTTTTAATAAAATGACTTGCTCTAATACTACTGATAAAAGTACATGTTATGATTATTTAACCTCTATACGTGCACTTCTAACTTTATTTGTAATGATTTATGCTATTTCCTTTATGTTTGGGTTAGTACAAATTAGTCAATTAGATTTGGTATTACGTGTAATGAAGATGGGTTTGGTCTTAGCTCTTACTAGCCCAAATAGTTGGCAGTTTTTTTACAGCAACTTTTTTGATATATTTATTGATGGATCGGCACAGCTTGTTAACATGATGAATGGTAATGATGGTTCTGTTGCAAATCCTTTTACATTTGCCGATCATGTACTAGCGGTAATGTTATTTAGTAAAACAGCTGTCTTTAGATTAATAGCTTTATTATTTTCCTCAAAATTTGGCATAATATATTTAGTAATGATTTTATATGGAGTCTTTATATATATTGGTGCAATGTTTAAGGCTGTAATAGTATATATGATGGCTTACGTAGCAACAGGGTTACTAATTAGCCTAGCTCCTATTTTTATACCTTGTATTTTATTTAGTATGACCCGGCATGTTTTTGATAATTGGTTAAAATATCTAGGAAAATATGCTTTAGAGCCTGTTATCTTGCTTACAGGTTTAGGTATTTTAACGCAGATTTTATTAACAACTATAGGTATGTTTGGCTTTGCTGCATGTTGGAAATGTGTAATTCCATTTAATTTAGGAGTGCCTATACCTGGCGTGCCATCTATTCCTTTATTTTGCTTAAACTTTTTTGGCATATGGGGAATGGATAATATAGGCGGAGGTCATGGTATACTCTCAAGTATTATGGGTTTATTTCCCCAGATTATATTTTTTATTATTATAGTAAAATTAATCGACGAGTATGGTAGTTTTTCTCAAAAGATTGCTACTATTTTAACTAATTCTTTAAGTGCGCCTGCTATGGGAGGTCCCGGAGGAGCTGCAGGACAAATGGCTGAGGCTCTTACTGAAGCACCAAAACATTTAATAGGGATGGATAAGGGAAGTATAGGCAGAAGAAAAGAACGTAATAGAATTCAAGAAATGGCTCGTGAAGAGCTGGCACGTGAGAGCAAAAAAGAAGAATCTGATAGAGATCGTCCAAAAGAAAACAATACTAATGATAAAGTACAACAACCTAAATCAAAGGATGATGATTCAGGAGTAAGTGGTATAGTATAA
- a CDS encoding Type IV secretion system protein virB6, with product MQYPLTIIFILLRSFNYIRHYTKIMLLVMLIITINAKPAAAGWDSCIDDNNLLNDLLGAVGTLGVSLIIESGFSMKSNEDCEGEKASGKCSDINGESTPSYPSGNSNGAVCDDNNKPVIRCNTPVMVDKYSDPNYTGPYTNDLRFKMNGAASFFIGMWSGSTKGCDGNILKGYTCRAQNGYTYGLLKNIRVTVVGDRLCVQYWSFTGWQTLGCKYMVPPPEITFMAGCYVGTSCTSLASRYSLSFFPITGALMQCVRETIFKVFVDPASCAGTNGMNANLFPTFQNNMRKIVQILVALTIIIFGIKIALGGNIPKNSEIFIFIIKIILVAYFAVGIYNSDTGRYEDGLTKHIIPGFVGAANDLSNMMFQAGGSQGLCKYNVSEYKSGYSYLALWDALDCRIAYYLGFNNASNLAGVGLSLIFSFIIPALFSFQIIFAVFCILFSIFVISIAVYFVHTFIIALIALSIISYLGPIFIPMALFGITRSYFDAWLKLMFSFALQPVVISAFMALMLTIFDQIFYGSCTWKTIVLPLTKFKFFVLNPSLDPACINTFGYNMDLVSKSNSILEFTALFFKVSILNISVMVKLIKGMLAVTLFAYLFYSFGKMLSGFAAEVSGGPSLGAMAVSPNAVVDAAIDLAMKYADAKTGGAASKAKGGVEAAGGDGSDSRPRTGGVSATSSGGDSGNKSSGSGSGISAASMKDMGDISSMSK from the coding sequence ATGCAATACCCTTTGACGATAATATTTATACTGCTTAGAAGCTTTAATTATATAAGGCATTATACAAAGATTATGTTGTTGGTGATGTTAATAATTACTATTAATGCGAAGCCTGCAGCTGCTGGTTGGGATAGTTGTATAGATGATAACAATTTATTAAATGACCTTTTAGGTGCTGTTGGAACACTCGGTGTCAGCTTAATAATAGAATCTGGATTCTCAATGAAAAGTAATGAAGATTGTGAAGGAGAAAAAGCATCAGGAAAGTGTAGTGATATTAATGGAGAAAGTACTCCTTCATATCCTTCCGGAAATAGTAATGGTGCAGTTTGTGACGATAATAATAAGCCAGTTATTAGATGTAATACCCCTGTAATGGTTGATAAATATTCTGACCCGAATTATACAGGCCCATATACCAATGATCTAAGATTTAAAATGAATGGTGCTGCTTCATTTTTTATAGGTATGTGGAGTGGTAGTACCAAAGGATGTGATGGCAATATATTGAAAGGTTATACATGTAGGGCACAAAATGGTTATACCTATGGATTATTAAAAAATATTAGGGTTACAGTTGTTGGAGATAGGTTGTGTGTTCAATATTGGAGCTTTACTGGTTGGCAAACTTTAGGGTGTAAGTATATGGTTCCTCCTCCGGAAATAACTTTTATGGCAGGGTGTTATGTAGGTACCTCATGTACGAGTTTAGCCTCAAGATATTCTTTGAGTTTCTTTCCTATTACTGGGGCTCTTATGCAATGTGTGAGAGAAACCATTTTTAAAGTATTTGTTGATCCAGCATCTTGCGCAGGTACCAATGGAATGAATGCTAATTTATTTCCTACTTTCCAAAATAATATGCGTAAAATAGTCCAGATATTGGTAGCTTTAACTATTATAATTTTTGGTATCAAAATAGCACTTGGTGGAAATATTCCTAAAAATTCTGAAATTTTTATCTTTATAATAAAGATAATATTGGTGGCATATTTTGCAGTAGGGATATACAACTCTGATACTGGTCGTTATGAAGATGGCTTAACCAAACATATCATTCCTGGTTTTGTAGGAGCCGCGAATGATTTATCCAATATGATGTTTCAAGCTGGTGGAAGCCAAGGTTTGTGTAAATATAATGTAAGTGAATATAAATCTGGATATAGTTATTTAGCATTATGGGATGCTTTAGATTGTAGAATTGCCTATTATTTAGGTTTTAATAATGCTTCGAATTTGGCTGGAGTTGGATTGTCTTTGATATTTTCCTTTATTATTCCAGCTTTATTTAGTTTCCAAATAATTTTTGCTGTTTTTTGTATATTATTTTCTATATTTGTCATATCAATTGCGGTATATTTTGTGCATACTTTTATTATAGCTTTGATTGCGCTGAGTATTATTTCTTATTTGGGGCCAATTTTTATACCTATGGCTTTATTTGGCATTACGAGATCCTACTTTGATGCTTGGTTAAAATTAATGTTTTCATTTGCGCTTCAGCCGGTAGTAATTAGTGCATTTATGGCATTAATGCTTACCATTTTTGATCAGATATTTTATGGTTCTTGTACTTGGAAAACTATAGTTTTACCTCTTACTAAATTTAAATTTTTTGTACTCAATCCTTCTCTCGATCCTGCATGTATTAATACTTTTGGATATAATATGGATTTAGTTAGTAAATCTAATTCTATTTTAGAGTTTACGGCTCTTTTCTTTAAAGTAAGCATTTTAAATATAAGTGTAATGGTCAAATTAATTAAAGGTATGCTTGCTGTTACTCTCTTTGCTTACTTATTCTATAGTTTTGGTAAAATGCTAAGTGGTTTTGCTGCTGAAGTAAGTGGAGGACCAAGTTTAGGTGCAATGGCAGTGAGTCCGAATGCTGTTGTAGATGCAGCGATTGATTTAGCCATGAAATATGCAGATGCAAAAACAGGTGGTGCTGCTTCGAAAGCTAAGGGAGGTGTGGAAGCGGCTGGTGGAGATGGAAGTGATTCTAGACCTCGTACTGGAGGAGTGAGTGCGACTAGTAGTGGTGGAGACAGTGGTAATAAAAGTTCTGGAAGTGGATCTGGTATTTCTGCTGCTTCAATGAAAGATATGGGTGATATTAGTTCTATGTCAAAATAG
- a CDS encoding Type IV secretion system protein virB6, whose product MSMFKKLCQYFYRSCMNVYASKRLLAYVKPLYHFPFKFPRCSISRILPLSYITKAFELMYVVVRRLPTTVCSSTSPFILLLVNFKWEMVLLNIRTTIIVMLFYMVSACSPPYGDCIDAVDFGQDVNGNYVVQGDGYYSSTPRYNNSNSRDYGNWYNTGLSLTKGQGFSLSTVGTVYFCNASSPTFNFCPKYSLRQRTGVQLKAGDFLVLNLLSGGGGVYYFPSKVQRGNNCDSSGQSSKTFTGGACYGYNGIGIQVYIGNTLINDINKSFDPAEQQMSGGLQGYYFNDGLVRGMYLQAPNDGELQFQAYDSCNCPGDTNTACRNLSSSSCCFYDNGGSYSLNAKVLGCPVNNGNTNAQGALQILISGSDPNNGGDTSSATTLSDGTFSGAANNTGTLWLRVYDTPNAYQDNSGEYYVHVSVDNSNHTLSNLIAGLVDPIKAQVGLAAASIYSNLAGNSYFHKMVVALINLYIIVYAILFIVGIVQISQLDLVIRLVKIGVLLNLINSNASWGFFSQNLFNIFVNGSDYLLTTVTTTNTVSPGTSGLFVFVDQTVGQFFTEYTWIRITSLLFSITGIIYACVVIATMIIYMMAIVEAIMAYLFALIAVSLMIAVSPIFIACILFNRTKELFDNWLKYIINFSLQPVILFACIMFVNKLVLLSFYQAMSFRVCWGCAIPFYFSLFGLFKVKLFCYNYYLPYGAANAGDTDLPNVLTAMGGPLFSLLVLLLMFLIFAKLMSKVADLAPEITNWITGALGVNFSGKGSQSRAIMDNFKDLAKGAIGQDKGSKGRRKERSDINEAKSKEKSRGGMPGGGAGGPGGGGSGGGIPGGGSSGGGMPGGGGAGGVSGIGK is encoded by the coding sequence GTGAGTATGTTCAAGAAATTATGTCAATATTTTTACCGGTCTTGTATGAATGTTTACGCAAGTAAACGACTATTGGCATATGTTAAACCCTTATACCATTTCCCATTTAAATTCCCACGTTGTAGTATTTCGAGAATTCTCCCTCTGTCATATATAACAAAAGCATTTGAACTTATGTACGTCGTTGTTCGTCGCTTACCTACTACAGTATGCTCATCGACTTCACCATTCATACTACTGCTGGTTAATTTTAAATGGGAAATGGTATTACTTAATATAAGAACTACCATTATAGTAATGTTGTTTTATATGGTCTCAGCTTGTAGCCCTCCTTATGGAGATTGTATTGATGCTGTAGATTTTGGTCAAGATGTGAACGGTAATTACGTAGTACAAGGAGATGGTTATTATTCTTCAACTCCAAGGTATAATAATTCTAATTCTCGTGATTATGGTAATTGGTATAATACGGGTTTATCTTTAACAAAGGGGCAAGGTTTTAGTCTTAGTACTGTTGGTACTGTGTATTTTTGTAATGCCTCAAGTCCAACATTCAATTTTTGTCCTAAATATTCCCTAAGACAACGTACTGGTGTGCAGCTAAAAGCTGGCGATTTTTTGGTATTAAACCTTCTTTCGGGTGGAGGGGGAGTATATTATTTTCCTAGTAAAGTACAACGTGGAAACAACTGTGATAGTAGTGGTCAATCTTCTAAAACATTTACGGGTGGTGCATGTTATGGTTATAATGGTATAGGGATACAAGTATATATTGGTAATACATTAATTAATGATATAAATAAGAGTTTTGATCCAGCAGAACAGCAAATGAGTGGTGGATTACAAGGCTATTATTTTAATGATGGTTTAGTACGAGGAATGTATTTACAGGCTCCCAATGATGGAGAGTTACAATTTCAGGCTTATGATAGTTGTAATTGCCCTGGTGATACCAATACTGCGTGTAGGAATTTAAGCTCATCATCTTGCTGTTTTTATGATAATGGAGGCTCATATAGTTTAAATGCTAAGGTACTAGGGTGCCCCGTAAATAATGGTAATACCAATGCTCAAGGTGCATTACAAATTTTAATTAGTGGTAGTGACCCTAATAATGGTGGTGATACAAGTAGTGCCACTACCTTATCTGATGGGACCTTTTCTGGTGCAGCAAATAATACTGGAACTTTATGGTTAAGGGTATACGATACTCCAAATGCATATCAAGATAATTCAGGGGAATATTATGTACATGTTTCTGTAGATAATAGTAATCATACTTTATCAAATTTGATAGCTGGCCTTGTCGACCCTATTAAAGCGCAAGTAGGACTTGCAGCTGCTTCAATATATAGTAATCTTGCTGGTAATAGTTATTTTCACAAGATGGTGGTAGCTTTAATTAACTTGTATATAATAGTATATGCTATTTTATTCATAGTTGGTATAGTCCAAATTAGCCAGCTTGATTTGGTAATTAGGCTTGTAAAAATAGGCGTATTATTAAATTTAATCAATAGTAATGCTAGTTGGGGCTTCTTTTCCCAAAATCTTTTTAATATTTTTGTAAACGGTAGCGATTATTTACTTACTACTGTGACCACTACTAATACAGTTTCTCCTGGTACTAGTGGCTTATTTGTGTTTGTTGACCAAACTGTAGGACAATTTTTTACGGAATATACATGGATTAGAATCACATCTTTATTATTTTCGATTACAGGTATAATTTATGCTTGCGTCGTGATAGCCACAATGATCATTTATATGATGGCTATAGTAGAAGCTATAATGGCTTATTTATTTGCATTAATAGCAGTATCCCTAATGATAGCTGTATCCCCCATTTTTATTGCTTGTATCTTATTCAATAGGACAAAAGAGTTATTTGATAATTGGCTAAAATATATAATAAACTTTTCTCTGCAACCCGTTATATTATTTGCCTGTATAATGTTTGTGAATAAGTTAGTATTACTTTCATTTTATCAGGCTATGAGTTTTAGAGTTTGTTGGGGATGCGCTATTCCATTTTATTTTAGTTTATTTGGATTATTTAAAGTCAAGCTTTTTTGTTATAACTATTATTTACCTTATGGTGCAGCTAATGCTGGCGATACTGATCTACCTAATGTCTTAACAGCAATGGGTGGTCCTTTATTTTCCCTTTTGGTATTATTATTGATGTTTTTAATATTTGCAAAACTAATGTCGAAAGTTGCAGATCTTGCTCCTGAGATAACTAATTGGATTACAGGGGCCCTTGGGGTTAATTTCAGTGGTAAAGGATCTCAAAGTAGAGCAATTATGGATAATTTCAAAGATTTAGCAAAAGGTGCAATAGGTCAAGATAAAGGTAGTAAAGGAAGACGTAAAGAGAGAAGTGATATTAATGAAGCTAAATCTAAAGAAAAGAGCAGAGGAGGAATGCCAGGAGGTGGAGCAGGTGGTCCTGGCGGAGGTGGTTCAGGAGGAGGTATACCGGGAGGTGGAAGTAGTGGAGGAGGAATGCCAGGAGGTGGTGGAGCAGGAGGTGTAAGTGGTATTGGAAAATAA
- a CDS encoding Type IV secretion system protein virB6, whose translation MTRYALYRVRILSMPIMWLFGILKIILLLYICDNLIVDSLAGVGSCLEDNSCKSDASCLVEDDINTNINKFISRMAEYSIFIDGFDMNASDAEGEKPASGAKTYSDGTPILYDTAGNVLPLCSVPTQKIKFCYSPVGGSRQCFTMDPTSVTDNYKYIQGAFFRSIDTGSKICIQVLGSLGWTTMGCKYNTAGSTMSLAYDPCYVSPSCADRAKQHSKGFFPMSSVIVECVKESVEKAMLSEETCKDEHGNVKVNILPQMQNALRKTVMSALMLYVVLFGIRTALGPSAPDKGEWFVFVMKMILVLYFSVGIYMGNKTTNPHSAYSVNSSYEDGLSKYLVPYSMGIANSLANIAFQAGGNSNLCSYTPCTLCQHCAGCVDYDPGYEYLALWDALDCRIAFYFLIVAPKDAAGQIGGSGINSSVPLPIFNYNIFSAIGAAFFSLQILFIILALCFAILFVSVCVFFIHTYVIALIAIGIMIYIAPIFVPMALFKPTKAYFDGWSRMLLSFIMQPMVISGFLALMLTIFDQAFYTNCEWNKSVVSGSTPFFEFATNQPDACQKSFGYAMAKMLSSDSVISTKTAAIFFDISVLSSLPNNVFNGLLVIVIFSCLFYFFAESVSAIAADITGGPSLGALAIGPNAITNKALDLAEKAVNLVMAAFTVATAGAGAGVTVATQTAKQAAKEAAKQAVRAGVKAATSAVKEGTKSALQSGAESTTQRGGNTSNNQATKSQGISARTDFGSSSESSSGASRSETVTRKDLSSSSSKSTEDKG comes from the coding sequence ATGACTAGATATGCACTATATAGAGTTCGAATATTATCTATGCCTATAATGTGGTTATTTGGTATTTTAAAGATAATACTATTATTATATATATGTGATAATTTAATTGTAGATAGTTTAGCGGGGGTAGGTAGTTGTTTAGAGGATAATAGCTGTAAAAGTGATGCTAGTTGTTTAGTAGAAGATGATATTAATACCAATATAAATAAATTTATTTCTCGCATGGCGGAATATAGTATTTTTATAGATGGATTTGATATGAATGCTTCAGATGCAGAAGGAGAAAAGCCTGCATCAGGTGCTAAAACTTATAGTGATGGTACACCTATTTTATATGATACTGCAGGTAATGTGTTACCGTTATGTAGCGTTCCTACCCAGAAAATTAAATTTTGTTATTCTCCAGTTGGTGGCTCTAGGCAATGTTTTACAATGGATCCAACTAGTGTTACTGATAATTATAAATATATCCAAGGGGCATTTTTTCGATCAATAGATACAGGATCAAAAATTTGTATACAAGTCTTAGGCTCCCTAGGTTGGACTACAATGGGGTGTAAATATAATACTGCTGGGAGTACCATGAGCTTAGCATATGATCCATGTTATGTCTCACCTTCATGTGCTGATCGTGCTAAACAACATTCTAAGGGATTCTTTCCAATGAGTTCGGTGATTGTAGAATGTGTTAAAGAAAGTGTAGAAAAAGCTATGCTTAGTGAAGAAACATGTAAAGATGAACATGGTAATGTTAAGGTCAATATTTTACCTCAAATGCAAAATGCTCTGCGCAAAACAGTTATGTCTGCTCTGATGTTGTATGTAGTTTTGTTTGGTATTAGAACTGCTCTAGGTCCAAGTGCTCCTGATAAAGGGGAGTGGTTTGTATTTGTTATGAAAATGATTCTTGTTTTATATTTTTCTGTTGGCATTTATATGGGAAATAAAACAACAAATCCTCATTCCGCATATAGTGTTAATTCATCTTATGAAGATGGTCTAAGTAAGTATTTAGTTCCATATTCTATGGGTATTGCAAATTCGCTCGCTAATATAGCTTTCCAAGCTGGTGGTAATTCAAACTTATGTTCATATACACCCTGTACATTATGTCAACATTGTGCTGGATGTGTTGATTATGATCCTGGGTATGAATATCTAGCATTGTGGGATGCTCTAGATTGTAGAATAGCATTTTATTTTCTGATTGTAGCTCCAAAGGATGCAGCAGGTCAAATAGGGGGTAGTGGTATAAATTCTTCTGTGCCTTTGCCAATATTTAATTATAATATATTTTCTGCAATTGGCGCGGCTTTCTTTTCATTACAAATATTGTTTATTATATTAGCTTTGTGTTTTGCAATTTTATTTGTATCAGTGTGTGTATTTTTTATACATACTTATGTGATTGCTCTTATTGCTATTGGTATAATGATATATATAGCTCCTATATTCGTGCCTATGGCTTTATTTAAGCCTACTAAGGCTTATTTTGACGGCTGGAGCAGAATGCTCTTATCGTTTATTATGCAACCTATGGTTATTAGTGGTTTCTTAGCTTTAATGCTTACCATATTTGATCAGGCATTTTATACTAATTGCGAATGGAATAAATCTGTGGTATCGGGAAGTACGCCTTTTTTTGAATTCGCTACCAACCAGCCAGATGCTTGTCAAAAAAGCTTTGGTTACGCAATGGCTAAAATGTTAAGTAGTGATAGCGTTATATCTACAAAGACTGCTGCTATTTTCTTTGATATCTCAGTATTATCATCTCTGCCTAACAATGTATTTAATGGATTATTGGTCATTGTAATATTTTCTTGTTTATTTTACTTCTTTGCTGAGTCTGTATCGGCGATTGCAGCTGATATTACAGGTGGTCCAAGTTTAGGAGCTCTTGCAATTGGTCCTAATGCAATTACTAATAAAGCTCTAGATTTAGCAGAAAAAGCTGTAAATCTAGTAATGGCCGCATTTACTGTTGCAACTGCAGGGGCAGGAGCAGGTGTTACTGTTGCTACTCAAACTGCAAAACAAGCTGCAAAAGAAGCAGCAAAGCAAGCAGTTAGAGCGGGGGTCAAGGCCGCTACAAGCGCTGTGAAAGAGGGTACGAAATCAGCTTTGCAGTCAGGAGCAGAGTCTACCACTCAGAGAGGAGGCAATACAAGTAATAATCAAGCAACCAAATCACAAGGTATATCAGCTAGGACTGATTTTGGTTCTTCTTCAGAGTCTAGTTCTGGTGCTTCTAGAAGTGAGACAGTAACTAGGAAAGATTTATCTAGCAGTAGTTCTAAATCTACGGAGGATAAAGGATAA